A window from Hemibagrus wyckioides isolate EC202008001 linkage group LG19, SWU_Hwy_1.0, whole genome shotgun sequence encodes these proteins:
- the tmbim4 gene encoding protein lifeguard 4: MNQEKYPRSSIEDDFNYGTNVATASVQIRMDFLRKVYTILSVQIILTTALSALFMFCEPIKNFVHSSPSLVLLSAIGSLFLIIALAVYRHQHPINLYLLLAFTVLEAISVGTTVTFYEYSVVLQAFVLTSAVFVGLTAYTLQSKRDFSKLGAGLFAGLWILVIAGFMRIFFQNDTVELVFAGAGALLFCGFIIYDTHILMRKLSPEEHILASINLYLDIVNLFLHILRILDSMKKN, from the exons ATGAACCAAGAAAAATATCCTCGGTCCTCAATTGAGGATGATTTTAATTATGGCACTAATGTCGCGACGGCAAGCGTACAGATCCGCATGG ATTTCCTACGTAAGGTCTACACAATCCTGTCAGTGCAGATCATCCTGACTACAGCTTTGTCTGCCCTGTTTATGTTCTGTGAGCCCATCAAAAACTTTGTACATTCAAG TCCCTCACTGGTCTTGCTGTCTGCAATCGGATCTCTGTTCCTGATCATTGCCCTGGCTGTTTATCGCCACCAGCATCCCATCAACCTCTATTTACTTCTGGCATTC aCTGTGCTGGAGGCCATATCTGTTGGTACAACCG TGACATTTTATGAATACTCAGTGGTACTCCAGGCCTTCGTGCTTACTTCAGCTGTCTTTGTCGGCCTGACCGCTTACACCCTTCAGTCCAAGAGAGACTTCAGCAAGCTCGGAGCTGG GCTGTTTGCTGGTCTGTGGATTCTGGTCATTGCCGGCTTTATGAGG ATTTTCTTCCAAAACGACACGGTGGAGCTGGTGTTCGCCGGCGCCGGAGCTCTGCTCTTCTGCGGCTTCATCATCTACGACACGCACATTCTGATGCGCAAGCTGTCACCCGAGGAACACATTCTGGCCTCCATCAACCTCTACCTAGACATAGTCAACCTCTTCCTGCACATCCTACGTATCCTCGACTCCATGAAGAAAAACTGA